The following proteins are co-located in the Camelina sativa cultivar DH55 chromosome 12, Cs, whole genome shotgun sequence genome:
- the LOC104732006 gene encoding outer envelope pore protein 16-2, chloroplastic isoform X1, with amino-acid sequence MEKGGGRIVMDEIRSFEKAHLFDLGHPLLNRIADSFVKAAGVGALQAVSREAYFTVVEGAGFDSNNVGPPSENKKHRFPNLRGESSKSLDALVKNTGKESLQWGLAAGLYSGITYGMKEVRGGAHDWRNSAVAGALTGAAMAMTTSDRTSHEQVVQSALTGAAISTAANLLSSVF; translated from the exons atggagaagGGTGGAGGAAGAATAGTAATGGATGAGATAAGAAGCTTTGAGAAGGCACACTTGTTCGATCTTGGTCATCCTCTTCTTAACCGTATCGCCGATTCCTTCGTCAAAGCCGCCGGT GTGGGAGCTTTACAAGCCGTGTCGAGGGAAGCTTACTTTACGGTGGTTGAGG gGGCAGGGTTTGACTCGAACAACGTCGGTCCACCGTCCGAGAACAAGAAACATAGGTTCCCTAATCTCAGAG GGGAAAGCAGCAAATCTCTTGATGCACTG GTGAAGAACACAGGAAAAGAGTCTCTCCAATGGG GGCTAGCAGCTGGGTTGTACTCAGGTATCACTTACGGTATGAAGGAGGTTCGTGGAGGAGCTCATGATTGG AGGAACAGCGCGGTGGCTGGAGCATTGACAGGAGCGGCAATGGCTATGACGACCTCGGATAGGACAAGCCATGAGCAAGTGGTTCAGTCTGCTCTTACCGGAGCAGCCATTTCCACAGCTGCTAATCTCCTTTCTAGCGTTTTCTAG
- the LOC104732006 gene encoding outer envelope pore protein 16-2, chloroplastic isoform X2: MEKGGGRIVMDEIRSFEKAHLFDLGHPLLNRIADSFVKAAGVGALQAVSREAYFTVVEGFDSNNVGPPSENKKHRFPNLRGESSKSLDALVKNTGKESLQWGLAAGLYSGITYGMKEVRGGAHDWRNSAVAGALTGAAMAMTTSDRTSHEQVVQSALTGAAISTAANLLSSVF; encoded by the exons atggagaagGGTGGAGGAAGAATAGTAATGGATGAGATAAGAAGCTTTGAGAAGGCACACTTGTTCGATCTTGGTCATCCTCTTCTTAACCGTATCGCCGATTCCTTCGTCAAAGCCGCCGGT GTGGGAGCTTTACAAGCCGTGTCGAGGGAAGCTTACTTTACGGTGGTTGAGG GGTTTGACTCGAACAACGTCGGTCCACCGTCCGAGAACAAGAAACATAGGTTCCCTAATCTCAGAG GGGAAAGCAGCAAATCTCTTGATGCACTG GTGAAGAACACAGGAAAAGAGTCTCTCCAATGGG GGCTAGCAGCTGGGTTGTACTCAGGTATCACTTACGGTATGAAGGAGGTTCGTGGAGGAGCTCATGATTGG AGGAACAGCGCGGTGGCTGGAGCATTGACAGGAGCGGCAATGGCTATGACGACCTCGGATAGGACAAGCCATGAGCAAGTGGTTCAGTCTGCTCTTACCGGAGCAGCCATTTCCACAGCTGCTAATCTCCTTTCTAGCGTTTTCTAG
- the LOC104732009 gene encoding dihydrolipoyl dehydrogenase 2, chloroplastic — translation MQSALSLSFSQSSLPLANRPFCSSNAAPSFTPRNLRFCGLRREAFGFSPSKQLTSCRFQIQNRRIEISASAGNGAPSKSFDYDLIIIGAGVGGHGAALHAVEKGLKTAIIEGDVVGGTCVNRGCVPSKALLAVSGRMRELQNEHHMKAFGLQVSAAGYDRQGVADHASNLATKIRNNLTNSMKALGVDILTGFGAVLGPQKVKYGDNIITGKDIIIATGSVPFVPKGIEVDGKTVITSDHALKLESVPDWIAIVGSGYIGLEFSDVYTALGSEVTFIEALDQLMPGFDPEISKLAQRVLINPRKIDYHTGVFASKITPAKDGKPVMIELIDAKTKEPKDTLEVDAALIATGRAPFTNGLGLENINVATQRGFIPVDERMRVIDGNGKLVPHLYCIGDANGKLMLAHAASAQGISVVEQVTGTDHVLNHLSIPAACFTHPEISMVGLTEPQAREKAEKEGFKVSIAKTSFKANTKALAENEGEGLAKMIYRPDNGEILGVHIFGLHAADLIHEASNAIALGTRIQEIKLAVHAHPTLSEVVDELFKAAKVDSPASVTAQSVKVAV, via the exons ATGCAATcggctctctctctttccttctctcAATCATCGCTTCCTTTAGCGAACCGTCCGTTTTGTTCATCCAACGCCGCTCCTTCTTTTACGCCGAGGAATCTCCGGTTCTGTGGACTCCGGCGAGAAGCGTTTGGTTTCTCTCCGTCGAAGCAATTGACCTCGTGCCGTTTTCAAATTCAGAATAGGAGGATCGAAATCTCCGCATCAGCTGGAAATGGAGCTCCGTCGAAATCGTTCGATTATGATTTGATCATCATCGGAGCTGGAGTTGGCGGCCATGGAGCTGCATTGCACGCCGTTGAGAAG GGACTCAAAACTGCCATCATTGAAGGAGATGTTGTTGGAGGGACTTGCGTTAACAGAGGCTGTGTGCCTTCCAAAGCTCTCCTTGCTGTTAGTGGTAGGATGCGGGAACTCCAGAATGAACATCACATGAAGGCTTTTGGTCTGCAG GTTTCTGCTGCGGGTTATGACCGTCAGGGTGTGGCTGACCATGCAAGTAACCTGGCTACCAAGATTAGGAATAATCTCACCAATTCTATGAAGGCACTTGGTGTTGACATATTGACAGGGTTTGGCGCTGTTCTG GGCCCACAAAAGGTTAAATATGGTGACAATATTATCACCGGAAAAGATATAATCATTGCAACTGGATCCGTACCGTTTGTTCCAAAAGGAATTGAAGTTGATg GAAAGACTGTTATCACAAGTGACCATGCATTGAAATTGGAGTCCGTTCCTGACTGGATTGCGATAGTGGGAAGTGGTTATATCGGACTTGAGTTCAGTGACGTTTACACGGCCCTTGGAAGTGAG GTAACTTTTATTGAGGCGCTTGATCAGCTGATGCCTGGATTTGATCCTGAGATCAGTAAGCTGGCTCAAAGGGTTCTGATTAATCCAAGAAAGATTGACTATCATACTGGAGTGTTTGCAAGCAAA ATCACTCCAGCAAAGGATGGAAAACCCGTGATGATTGAGCTTATTGATGCCAAAACCAAGGAACCCAAGGATACTTTGGAG GTGGACGCTGCTCTAATTGCTACTGGAAGAGCTCCATTCACCAATGGACTTGGCCTAGAAAAT ATCAATGTTGCGACCCAGAGAGGTTTTATACCAGTTGATGAGCGAATGCGTGTTATCGATGGAAATGGAAAGCTG GTTCCACACTTGTACTGCATTGGTGATGCCAATGGTAAATTGATGCTCGCTCATGCAGCCAGTGCCCAAGGAATTTCTG TGGTGGAGCAAGTCACAGGTACAGATCATGTGCTTAATCATCTTAGCATCCCAGCTGCTTGTTTTACTCATCCTGAAATCAGCATGGTGGGATTGACAGAG CCTCAAGCAAGAGAAAAAGCTGAGAAAGAGGGATTCAAAGTAAGTATTGCAAAAACAAGTTTCAAGGCAAACACAAAGGCCCTAGCCGAAAATGAAGGAGAAGGACTTGCTAAG ATGATATACAGACCTGACAATGGTGAAATCCTTGGAGTACATATATTTGGGCTGCATGCAGCTGATCTTATCCATGAAGCATCTAACGCGATTGCTTTAGGAACACGCATTCAG GAAATTAAACTTGCTGTTCATGCACATCCAACGCTGTCCGAAGTTGTTGATGAACTATTTAAAGCAGCCAAG GTTGACAGTCCAGCTTCAGTAACAGCACAAAGTGTAAAAGTTGCTgtatga